A region of the Pseudoliparis swirei isolate HS2019 ecotype Mariana Trench unplaced genomic scaffold, NWPU_hadal_v1 hadal_167, whole genome shotgun sequence genome:
GAAACAgggaatttaattaattaatatcagTATCATTTGTATAACACTGCGGGTgcttatttcaaaatgatcataGAGAACTTACCAACACTGAAGAGGCACCGACgataacaaaataaagaaccCTATTGAAAATAACTACAAaggtacatttgtgtttttactttgcAACTAACAGGTCCGGCTCAGAGAGTATTGTCAGGTACATACTGTTGGCCTGAAGAGATCAATGAAACATTTGAGAAACatgaaaaaatagaagaagaattATTGGACTTTAGACTTTAATCTTTGTTTCTGGTaacaaacagttaaaaaagTTCAGAGGGTAAAAGTGtatctgtcaaataaatgaaggaGTTTAGTCAGAAGACCATACACTTGCAAGCCCGTCatttatttctcatacatctgcCAATCACCAACAAGAAGTAAGTGCCTTGTATCAACTTCACCACCCTGGAGCCCcacaagctctctctctctgttgtgcttCATATCAATTATGAAATATTACTTTATAATTGACAAATGGATAAAATAGCTGTCATTTGCGAGGCAATCTGAGTTTTTCTTCCACTCGACTCATTAAAGtaattatttatgaatttaatgaGTGCTCATAATCACACACGTGTGAGTGTGGGAGCTGAGTGGTTCACACACGGCTGAGACTATTACTCTTATGCAAATTGATTCCATTAGAACGAGGAGCGAGTTCAGTGAGCGTATACAATGAACTGGAATCAAATGCAAAAgctcaattaaatatatatatattttaaatccatTGACAGATGAAGAAGCTCCATCAAGACGTATATAACTCCACCTTGTGGAGAGAAAGCAACAGGCCCTGTTAGTCCTCATGGAGTGCAATACTACTTCCTGTGAATTAGTCTCATATCAGATATTATTCATCCTGGTGGTGctccaaaaaataaatgaaaaaggaCTTTGGTAACCCCATGATTTTACTTGAGCAATGATATGAGGTTCTTATTTCCAACTGGGAGTATCAGTATTAGTCTTGTTTCTCCTGAGACTGTCCAGatcccagaagaagaaaaaaaggtttttttggaCTAATTCCTCTGAACAGTTGAATAACTGGAGGGAATTCAGCTGTTCAACATGAGCCGGGAGGTCAGAGCAAATAGGAACTGGCCTTTTTTGTTTATAAATATGACTCAGCTCAGCCAATTTGTCCTTTtgtgaacatgtttttgttgttcttgtcTTATATTAGTGTAAAGCACTGTGGAATACAGTTTGCATCACAATTTAGcattacaaacacacaaaagcatGTAACCACGACATCAAGTGAAAGCCCCTCTTATCTatttctgcctttttttataCTATAAACTTTCCCTCTGAGCAACAGGATATGCTTGTGATTCCAACTGACTCACCCCTTCCTGTCAGGACTTTACGCTTGGCACACGGCCTTTAATTCTGATGAATTCAATCAGACACCAAGCAAAGTTAAGTCATTCTATTTATAGAGGGAAATTATGTTTGCAGAGCTTGTACAAAATGCTTCATATTGTTGGTGATTAAAAATGATAAAGTCTGCAGTCAAataaactttgtttttgtgCTTTACAGAATCAGAAGCAAACATATAATGCATACCGACGTACTTCATTTATAGATAGTAGTTGAACATAAGGGTTGTTTTGGAACTAATACATAAAGGCAAATATTTCAGATGAGATGTAGGCTCATTTGTTGTCATCAGACCAGGTGATCTCGTAGTCGCTGTAGGCACTCTTCAACTTCTCTGCAGACACAGAATGGTCTGCTTTACCAAACGCCTGAAAACAAATGAGAAAGCATTTACAGGTTGAAACTTTGCCAAGTATTTAGTGTAGCGTTTGACTTTTCACGCATTTCCAATGAAAGTAACTTACAGTTGATTCTCCAAACACCCTCAGTTTTTTCTCTTGGCTGTTGTGCTCTACCTTCCCTCCTCCGAGGCATTTACACTCCAACCCCAAGGCCTCCATAGCTGGATTGACTTTATTAAATATGTGATCTGTAAATATGTTGTATGTATGCATGGCCAGGAATGATTCAGTGGAAAAGGTGCGACAGGGTATAATAGGCAGAACGAAAACACATTAACTGGACCAAAAGTCAaccattttgaattgtgtgtgattGTTCCATTAATTCCTGTGTATTTCTTGCCACTATATACGTTACTGAACTCCTGATGAAGGGAATTTATCAGATCCACTGTACATAGATTGTTGAACAATAATTCAGATGGGCATAAAATATTGGAGATAACACTTTCTGACTGTTGTGCCCACATCTTTACAGATTGACAGATCGAATCAAACATTACTTTATGGTTGGACCACAAAACAGAGAGCAGGTGGGACGAGAGGAGGTGGACTTTGATCATTGGTTTTTCAAAGTTAAGTTAATGAACAATGCTTTTATAATGTTACACTTTTTCTATGCTTAGATGTCGAATATATTAACTGCCCAGAGAGTTTTTTGTTGCTGCGGTTTACGTTCCTTTTgatgcaaataaaaataaatacacaagctCTATAACAAGTGTAAGACAACATCATGTACATGTCATGCAAATCAGATTGTTTGTCATATAATACTGACTTCCTATTGCCAGTAGACGCTGCTATGACTTTGTATTGTAACGACACTTGTTTGAAGACTGGGCAAGTAAAATATGTGACAAACTAACAAACAGACGAGCTTGAATTCGTCTTAATTGTAACGAAAAAACACGGAGCATATGAGGAGTCCTTGAACGCAGCATCTGCATTTATGCGCAGTGCATTTTGGGTCTTGAAGGTTTTTTGTAGGCTGTCACTGCTCGGAGAGCTCGTCAAAGAACGACATTACCCATGTTGCCTCTGTTACTACGTGCTACGTGACTTGACACACGACTGACAACACGCAGACACAACTTGTGATCATGATTTGAGTCGACGAGCGACGGACTATACACACCGGGAGCATGGCCACCATTGTCTTCTGCTCAGTAAACAAAACGGCTCAGACCTCCGCGAGACGATGTTTGATGCCACATATGAAGAGGCTCTCTGGTGCTGGAGAGTCACGTTTGCTGTCTACCTGCATTCACGGCAACTCAGTGGCTTTCCTTCCGGGTACAAGATGGTTTTCCAGAGGCTCCAGCGTGCGCTTCATGTCCCGAGGGACTGCAGGCAGATCTGCAAGCGGGGGAACCAGAAGGGGAGCCCTGGCGCTCAGTGCAGCCGCAGCAGTGACCGCAGCAGCGGCAGTCGCGGGGTTTTTAGCTAACGCCAACCACTTCCAGCGTGCTGAAATGGCTACGAAGGTATCCCACGCCGCGGAGGAGAGCGAGCCCGATGGGGACATCTTGGAGAGATGCCGGGGGTTCATGTCTCTTCCGGTGACCGACGTCGGtgtgctggaggagaggaaagaggagatgcGTACAAGGATGGAAATGCTGATCATGGAGACGCAGGCCGACTTCTGCAACGCGCTGCAGGAGGTGGACGGCGGGACGTTCAAGGTGGACCGGTGGCAGAGAAAGGAAGGTGAGGAAAACTGGATAAAGTCTAATTGTTCGGAAAATGTCACAACCAATTTAATGTCCGTCTCTCttccgcctgtgtgtgtgtgtgtgtgtgtcaggtggcgGAGGAATCAGCTGTGTGATGCAAGATGGAAAGTTGTTTGAGAAGGCAGGAGTCAATGTGTCAGTGGTGTTTGGAAACCTGACCGAGGAGGCTGCCAGGCAGATGAAGAGCAGAGGGAAAGTCCTCAAAGGGAAAGATGGTACGTTTTGTAAACTTGATATCTGTCTGCAGCCATTCAGCCTGATGGAGCTGTTGATAAGAGGTGTGGTAACTTACATTCAGAGCAATATGTAATGGATCGAGTTTCACGTCATGCCCCGTTTTCTCTCAGGTAAGTTGCCATTTTGTGCCATGGGTGTGAGCTCCGTCATCCACCCTAAGAATCCCCACATCCCCACAGTGCACTTCAACTACAGATACTTTGAGATCGAAGAGGAAGATGGTGAGTGTCAGTCGTTGCCATCAGCAGCTGTGTGTTGGTGTCAGTGACACTATTGAGTGGATGAATGAACGATGAcccttgtttctttcttttatgtCTCCGTGTGTATTCCAGGCACTAAGCAGTGGTGGTTTGGTGGAGGCACAGACCTCACTCCGGTGTATGTTAATAAAGAAGATGCCTTTCACTTCCACAACACCCTGAAGGAGGCCTGTGACAAGCACCACCCGCAGTACTACCCCGACTTTAAGAAATGGTACAGTTAGGCTGAGGAAAGTGTTGCTTTAGTGAATAGGTGTGCCTCAGCACGTACGCATGTGTTGGTCTGACTtgcatgtgtttgtgcgtgAGGATTGCAGTGGGTGTATTCTCACTGCAGGATGCTGATAAGAGGAAGTCTTTGCCTAATAGCtgcaaaaaaagatgttttgccCTGGCGTTGACCGTTTGGGATAAGAAAGGGACGGGTGTGGTTTATCTGCTTTGTCTCACAATAATTACATTTGATCCACTTAAGTTAAAGTTGCATTTAATAGAAATGGGTGTATTTGCTTGAGATGAGATGATTCATAccagtcaattcaattcagtttattttgtattgcccaatatctcaaattacaaatttgcctcagagggctttaaaatctgtacacatacgacatccctgtcccaggacctcacatcggatcaggaaaaactcccaagaaatagaaaaaccctttcacggggaaaaaagggaagaaaccttcaggagagcaacagaggaggatccctctccaggatggacagatgcactagatgtcatgtatacagaaggaagcattacagagttacaacacattcaatgagtatgacagagtgtatgaatagttggtagtcggcatggaccacgatccagacctccataattcatcaggcagatggaggtagagaggaggagtgggcggggcatcagcagggccgtggcatcagacccagccaggtccaatggaccctatgagacgtgaagtcacaaggaatccggagaggaagcagagtttatAATgtacaatggagagatgaaaagtcatccaaaaggagagagaaaagcggagagaggtgctcagtgtaaaCCTAAAACATCCctcagcagctataagcctaaagcagcatatcaaggggctaagccaggtgaacctgattcagccctaactataagctccgtcaaagaggaaagtcataagtcgactcttaaatgaggtgactgtgtctgcctccccgactgaaggtggaagctggttccataaaagaggagcttgataactgaaggctctggctcccatcttactttttaagactctaagaaccacaagtagccccggatttagtgagtgcagctctctagtggagcaataaggtactacaagctccttaagatatgatggagctgcatcaccaatcaaggctttgtaggttaagagagcTTTGTGTTAGTgagtacacaagctgcagcattctggatcaactgaaggGACCAAAGatatttattagagcagcctgataataaggagttgcagtaatctagtctaaaAGTAACAAATgtatgaaccagtttttctacatctttttgagacaagatgtgatttttgaaatattacgtagattaaaaaatgcagtccttgagatttgcttcacgtgggagttaaaggacaagtcccaatcaaagataacgccgagattctttacagtggtgttggatgccagggcaatgccatctacagaaaccacatcaccagataattgatctctgaggtgttcagggccaagtaaaataacttcagttttgtctgagtttaacatcaggaagttgcaggtcatcatgtttttatgtctttaagacatgcttgaattttagtgagctgtttgttctcctctggttttatcgatagatatagttgagtatcatctgtataacaatgaaagtttatggagtgtttcctgataatattgcccaaaggaagcatatataaggtGAATAAAATTGGTCtgagcacagaaccttgtggaactccgtgactaacattggtggttatcgaggcttcatcgcttacaaatacaaactgagatcgatctgataaataggatttaaaccaacttagtgccgtgcctgaaatgccaatcgactgctccagtctctgtaataggatgtcatggtcaatggtgtcgaacgcagcattaaggtctaacaagttcagagatgagtcctttatctgatgcaattaggaggtcatttgtaattttcaccagtgctggctcggtgctgtggtgttttctaaatcctgactgaaactcctcaaataaactattatgatgtagaaagtcacacaactggtgtgtgactactttctcaaggatcttagagaggaaggggaggttagaggtcGGTCTggagttagccaacacctctggatccagagtgggcttcttcaggagaggtttcaTTACAGCTACTTCAATCAATCAATTCAGTCAAATATCTGTATGTTATGAAAATGAAGCTACAGACAGTAGCTGGGTTAGCTTGGGCTGAGCTGTATAGGTTAAATTGTTTCCCCCCCCTTGTTTCCAGTCTTAATGCCAAGTTTAGCTATCTTCTAGCTTTAGCAATATACTTAATTAGCAAATCCCTATATAAACTCCCTTATAAACTGTCACTATAGATATGCTTTCacctgatttatttttaatttatttattcctcttgcctttaaatgatgtatttgcagAGCCCAGATCTACTGAATATTTTAAAGTCCAGctctgatttaaaaataaaccaaaaacgacttctaatttgatttattttggtgTATATATTTAGGTGTGACCGATACTTCTACGTCCAGCACAGAGGAGAGACTCGGGGTATAGGAGGCATCTTCTTCGATGACCTGGACTCCCCCAGTCAGGAGGAAGCGTTCAACTTCGTCAAGAGCTGCTCCCGCACTGTTGTGCCCTGTTACCTGCCCATTGTCTACAAACGCCTCAACGACTCCTTCACTGACAAGGAGAAGGACTGGCAGCAGGTACGGCGAGGAAGGTgagtaaaaaaacacagaaaaggtGGTGGCTGTTAATGAGTAAGGTGTGCATTTAGTAGAGGAGATGGTTAAAAGGAGATTTTATATTTCATAGCCCATTTTAATTCTTGGCTTTTTAAACCAGATCTACTGAATAACCCTAATGTGGAGCAGTCATAAGTAAAGGACAGATGTGacagaaataaacaaacaggcATATGATGGCTGTTCCATTACAATTAACATTTAGTTTCCTTCATTAagagatcaaataaaaaaagtaacttggaATCCCATCAATGAGGTGCCAAATTATTTGTTAGTTAGTTTTGATGTGGGCTCAGACTCCATGCACAGCCTGTGTAAACTGAAGTCCACAACCTGGAAGACTTCCGTTatcaaatacactaccgttcaaaagtttggggtcactaagaaatgtctttatttttcaaagaaaagcactgttttttcaataaagataacattaatcaaaaatacacactatacattgttaatgtggtaaatgactattctaggtggaaacgtctggtttctaatgaaatatctccaaaggtgtatagaggcccatttccatcaactatcactccagtgttctaatggtacattgtgtttgctaatcgccttagaagactaatatctgattagaaaacccttgtgcaattatattagcacagctgaaaacagttatgctggtgatataagccatacaactggccttcctttgagcttgaagtttgaagaacaaaattaatacttcaaatagtaatcattatttctaaccttgtcaatgtcttgactatattttctattcaattttcaattcatttgataaataagtgagtttttatggaagacacgaaattgtctggatgaccccaaacttttgaacggtagtgtaactcTAACTTTGaccaaaaataatgaaaactaAATGTTAAAAGTGGTTGATTACCGACATACCTCAAGCGAGTTTATAATACATTAACAATTAGTTTGAATCCTAATGAACATCCACAGAGGATTTGAACAGTtctccgtgtgtgcgtgtgttgtcaTCAGAGCTCCTCCCTGCTTTGTTTACATAGCTGGCTGCGTGTGCTTCAAAGCATGATCCTTCACGGAAGCTGATAACGCCGTCCCGAGCCTCAGGGATTCAGTGTTAATAAATATTTGCTGTGTAAAGATATAATGGAGTAAtatctacctgagcagagaatgaagccgccttctctctctatttctgcaTGTTGTAATCCGAGCTTCTTCATTCTTGTTGACGTGCTCTTAGTGTGCACGTTGGTGCTTCTGAGCGTGTGCCCCACCTGCTCGCTCACGCCGTTGCTCTCATACGGCGGTCACAGCTATTAACTCAGCTAAACACTGATAGTGCTGTGAACTGTGAGCCGTCGCCATTGTTTAGAGGTATCGGAAATGCTCCCAATGTTGTGATATCCACCTTGTAATGTTTGAAAAGCCACACAAAGTGAGATGATAAccgtggggtgtgtgtgtgtgtgtttgcggtgCAGATATGTGGAGTTCAACCTGGTGTATGACCGAGGAGTGAAGTTTGGCTTGGCTACGCCTGGCTCCAGAATTGAAAGCATTCTCATGTCCCTCCCCCTCACTGCCAGGTAAGATCCCTCTGGTGCGAAGCACTGCTGCCCTGCTGTATGACGGTAGTGAGCTGTCTGTGTTGCTTGGTAACCGACTCATCCCTCGTCCTCAGGTGGGAGTACATGCATGAGCCTGCCAACGGTACCCTGGAGGCTGAGATGCTGGAGGTTTTACGAAACCCCAAGGAGTGGGTGTAACCACAAGGTTCAAATGGACAAAACCTCCAGGAAATTGTCCTTGTTgtatttttataattgtttGACTAGTTCAGCAGCAGAACTGTTTAccaatataatattaaaatgccTTTGCTTGATAAGTTTTTTTAATCTGCAATGGTACTTTTCTCTCTTCCCAGTCATCCTTGATAACACTTAATCACATTGGGACTGCATTACCACTCGTGGTACCACGTGGTAATGGTACCTGCTTTAAGGTCATCTCACACTTATTTGCTTCTTTAAGAAGTTTGTGTGTTAAACATGAGCTGTAATTAGTTGTTCTATACCTGTGCTCAATGTGGCTTGCTCTGCTTGAAGCTCTGGAGATCTCCTCTCCTCAAACAAAGCGCTTGGAAGGGAAAGTATTGGGGAACTGAGCTGCTGAGCATACACGTGAGCCACCACTGGTATTACATTTtgatacatcttctttttttttgacaatCAAAGCTAAATAATAACAGACTAGTAATGCACTGCTCCCTCTTGAGCCCCATTCACTTTGTTATTCTCTTTTTGATGTCGAGGCACCTCATTTGTTTGAGCAGAAGTAAGCCGATAGCTGGATGATGGAGCATGTTCCACAGCGAGGTCGGAAGTGAGTCATAGCTAGTGTGGCTCATTGAGGAGATTTGAATGTAAATGGATTtcgaaatgtaaaaataatgtaTAGCTTTCAATTATAATAAAGTTGGTTCTGTTACCTTTTGATTCTATTGTTGAAgtcattctttatttattttaacacatATCTGAAGCGCATGAAAAGTATTTCAAATGGCATATATTATGCTTTATAAGTATGCCCTATAACTTACATTATAGTATGCCACTGAAAATTGCATAAAGTCAGTGTCATATGTAACAAAAATGCTTATGCCCAAtgtcataaaaaaaagtttgagtaTTCTATGTCCCAATATTGTGGTGGGTAATGCTCCCCATGTAGTAAAGGAGCATTAaggctggctcctcccacaacCAATCACCCAATCAAGACCAGGTCANAATGTGACGAAGAAGTCACACTAAAGGGTCACGATGTCATTGTGTGcaataaaaaagatataaagTTCAGGTAAACTGATAAAAGAAGTTATGATGTACTTACTTAAAACAAGTTATAGTCTGGTTGACATCAATACAGGAATAGCTCAGTACTTTAAGGGGACATTGCGTAATGCTATCGAGCAGCAGTCAGTCGATGGGCCAGTGAGCtctcaaatgttttttcttttcagatGCCAAATGTGGCAGGAATCCATGAACTGTACCGAATCGTTGTGCCGACACGATGATTAAACACAAACGACCTTTTGGGATAGACATATTGAAAACAAGCTACAAACTGTACTATCCTAAAATTGGCATACAAAAGTATAAAAAACGTATACTAAAATATACTTAAACTATAAAGAAACTTAGGGCTCTTTTAGGGCCTAAGTTTTCACTAAATTGATTGATAAATTGTTATACTTTTGAAGACAAAGCAGGCATCCTGTGGATCTTTGGGTGAGTCAAGCAGGGAATAGGCGACAAGttgaaacacacaaaacacttcATTCATATGGCACTGAATTCAATTCAGGTAACATGTAGCACTTTGTTTAATTACAAATTAATTCAAGCTTCTGCACATGAAGGATTTCTAACAAGTTATCTTTCATTTAGTGTTATAGAacagtttatttgataaggcattgtaaaaaataaacaaaaaaaagagctcTGCAAGTAACAGTCCACCAACTGACCGAACCAACGTGTCCACGACCCCCACCAGCAGTTCATGGTCGTTGTGCTGAGGTTCACAGGTCAACTCACAAATCATAATCAGTGCTCCAACTCGGTGAGGCGAGAACAGGAAATGTGGCACTCGTCACTATCTGGGAACATCAGACATATATTTTGGGTTTTTCGAGTGTATGCAGGAAAATTGCATCTAGAGCatgagcacttttttttttttaggtttacaGTGTCATCATAATGGCCGACTGTCCTAGTTTTCATCAAACGGCCCATTTTGAGCTTAAACACAGGAAGTGCCTTCATTTATCCACAGCATACTGTATACGAGTTACACTATGCATTCCtatgcagtaaaaaaaacaatctcaCTTTACCTTACTTTCACACGTAgactatacatatttatatacaggtaCACAAGACATGCTAAACGTGAACTCTGTCCATCGTGTTGTTAAATACAGAATCTCTCCCCGCTGATGCAGGTTTTTCCCCAAAGCTGGTTTATATTGCTTTGACCCACATTCCTGTGGAAGTCACTCCACAACGTACACGCATGGTGGAGCTGCAAACTATTTGAAGAAACGCCAGTGTGCTTTTCGTGAAAGTGGTCCAGCAGAAGACTCTGTGGTCATTTCTAACACGGTTATATTTGCATAAAGCACAGGGAGAGATGTTTCACAGTTAAAGCAGGCTCTAAGGAATCATCAGCAGCCCAGCAGGAGGAAGGGGCCAGCAAGCGCTGACCATCAATACACAGTGCAGAGCCAGATCCATCCTCAGGTGTACGGACTAGGCTACATGCATTACCAAAATATAAGTACATATAACACATtgacacaaaacacattttagcaCCCCCCCCACACTTTACTGCTGGTCTTATCTTAAATATTAAACTTCAGAACATTCACAAGTGTATTCCGAAGTTGGACCGATGCATTAGTTTGGCAACTTGACG
Encoded here:
- the cpox gene encoding oxygen-dependent coproporphyrinogen-III oxidase, mitochondrial; its protein translation is MATIVFCSVNKTAQTSARRCLMPHMKRLSGAGESRLLSTCIHGNSVAFLPGTRWFSRGSSVRFMSRGTAGRSASGGTRRGALALSAAAAVTAAAAVAGFLANANHFQRAEMATKVSHAAEESEPDGDILERCRGFMSLPVTDVGVLEERKEEMRTRMEMLIMETQADFCNALQEVDGGTFKVDRWQRKEGGGGISCVMQDGKLFEKAGVNVSVVFGNLTEEAARQMKSRGKVLKGKDGKLPFCAMGVSSVIHPKNPHIPTVHFNYRYFEIEEEDGTKQWWFGGGTDLTPVYVNKEDAFHFHNTLKEACDKHHPQYYPDFKKWCDRYFYVQHRGETRGIGGIFFDDLDSPSQEEAFNFVKSCSRTVVPCYLPIVYKRLNDSFTDKEKDWQQVRRGRYVEFNLVYDRGVKFGLATPGSRIESILMSLPLTARWEYMHEPANGTLEAEMLEVLRNPKEWV